The genome window CAGCGACAGATCCATCACCAATGGCGGCCGGTCCTGGCGCGGAAAGGCGAAGGCGATGGGGTTGGTGCCGAACAGCCCCCGGTTCCCGCCCCAGGGCGCCATGGCCTGCGGCGTGTTGGAAAAGGCCAGCGCGATATAGCCCTTCAGCGCCATATCCTCGACCGGATGGCCGGCGACGCCGAAATGGTGCGAATTGGCGATGCCGATGGCGGCGATGCCGGTTTCCGGCAGGATGTTGCAGGCCGCCTGCAGCCCGGCATCGATGGCCGGAAAGGCAAAGCCGGTACGGGCATCGACGCGGATCACCGCCGCTGCCGTCCGCTCTACGCGGGGTGTCGCCAGCCCGTCCGCCTTGCCGTTCCGCGCCTGATCGGCATAGACCGGCGCGCGCGCGGCACCGTGCGAGCTGATGCCCTCCGCCTCCGCCCGTGTCAGCGCGCTGGCGACGCTGGCGGCGGTGGCCGGCGAGACCCGGCTGTTCAGCATCACATCGCGGATCAGCGCTTCCAGCGCAGGCAGGGAAAGAGAGTGCGGCATGTGTCTCGATCTGTGGCGGGGCGGGTCGAAAGGATGTATGTCAGATGGTCACGCCACTGACAACTTGCCGAACAAGAACCGAGGGGGAAATCCGTGAGCCACGCCGATCTCGTGAAGCTGACCGCCGTCGAGGCCGT of Oceanibaculum indicum P24 contains these proteins:
- a CDS encoding Ldh family oxidoreductase, whose product is MPHSLSLPALEALIRDVMLNSRVSPATAASVASALTRAEAEGISSHGAARAPVYADQARNGKADGLATPRVERTAAAVIRVDARTGFAFPAIDAGLQAACNILPETGIAAIGIANSHHFGVAGHPVEDMALKGYIALAFSNTPQAMAPWGGNRGLFGTNPIAFAFPRQDRPPLVMDLSLSVAARGKIVLAAKEGRAIPEGWAIDADGNPTTDSTAALAGTVLPIGDAKGSALALMVELLCGALTGSNFGYEGTSFFEAEGAPPSVGHMILLFDPARFGGGDVAARGEEMFAQITGQPGARLPGERRRALKAAAERDGLSLPDALYAELVRRAGGNAL